The genomic segment AGCGGCCGCTGGCCCGGGTCTCGTTGAACAGGCGCATCACGTCCGGGATCGCGCGCTTCAGGAGCGCTTTGAGGGCGGTGTCCTCGTCGCCGCCGGCGCGCTCGCCCTCCTCCTGGACCGCGCCCGTGATCAGCGCCATCAGATCGGCCTCGGCGCGGGCGGCGGACTTGCTCCGGCGCTGCGGGCGGGTCGGCACCGGGACGGGGACCGGCGAGACCGGAGCCGGAGCCGGGGCGGGCGGTGCGGGGGTGTGCGCCTCCAAGGCGGCGGCCGGAGTGGCGGCGGCGGCCGGAGTGGCGGGCTGGCAGAACGCCCCGGCGTGGAGGGGGCGCCCGTCGGTGGACTGGTACGTCGTCTCGACGCCGCAGCGGATGCAGGGGCCCGGGTCGCCCTCCACGACGCGTCCGTCCGGGCCGTGCAACGACTGGGGCGCCGGAGTGAACGCGGGCGGCACGGGCGCGGCGACCGGGGCGGGCGCGGCGACCGGGGCGGGGGGCTGGTCGGTGAACAGTGCCGCGACCGGGTCCGGCGACTGGGGGGCCGGGGCGGCGGTGGGCGGGTAGATCTCGGCGAGGCCCTTCAGCAGCCGCAGGTAGGGCAGGCGGGCGGGCGGGGTCGGGTCGCTCGCTCCGGTTTCCCAGTTCGCGACGGTGGTGCGGCCGACGCCGACGGCGGCGGCGACCTGGGCGCGGGAGAGGCTGGCGGCCTCGCGCAGCCGCTGGCGCTCGACGGGCGGCGGGATCGACGCGGTCAGCCGGGCCTCTTCGAGCAGCGCTTCCACGCCGACGTTCTCACTCATAAGAGAACCGTAACGCACTTGAACCACATTTGGTGCTAGATTGTGCAGTGGTTGTACGAGCGTTGGTCATGGTGCAGCGGGGAGCATAGGGGCATGCAGCAGACGACGCCGGCAGAACCGCACGGGATCACCCTGAGGCCGCATCAGGTCGAGGCGGTGGACGCGATCGTGCGGGGACTGTCCCTGCCCCGGGACGGATCGGTGCCCGCGCACGGACTGCGGGGCCAGGTCCACATGGCCACCGGAACGGGCAAGACGGTCACCGCGGCCGTGGCTGCGCTGCGACTGGTCCCGCACGGAACGGTCGGCGTGCTGGTCCCGACGCTGGACCTGCTGACGCAGACGATCGAGGCATGGCGCCGGGCCGGGCACCAGGGTCCGGCCGTCGCCGTGTGCTCCCTCGGGGCCGACCCGCTGCTGGAGGCGCTGGGAGTGCGGTGCACGACCAACCCGACGCAGCTCGCCCTGTGGACCGGCACCGGCGGGCCGATGCTCGTGTTCGCCACGTACGCCTCGCTCGCCGGGCAGGGGCTGGCCGACGACCAGGACGACGACGTCGAGACCCTCGGCGTACTCGAACAGGCGCTGCGCGGCTCGTACGGACAACGTATGGCGCCCTTCGACCTCCTGGTGGTGGATGAGGCCCACCGCACGTCCGGGGACGCCACGAAGGCCTGGGCGGCCGTCCACGACCAGACCCGCATCCCGGCGGAGCGCCGGTTGTACATGACCGCGACCCCGCGCCTGTGGGCGGCGGGCACCGCCGTGCCGGCACCCGGGGACAACGGGAAGACCGGCCCGGACGCCACCCCGCCGAGCGGCAGCGACGTGCTGGGCGGGCGGGTCGTCGCCTCGATGGACGACACCGGACTGTTCGGGCCCGTCCTCCACGAGACCGGCCTCATGGAGAGCGTCGAGCGGGGCATTCTCGCGCGGTTCGAGATCGACGTGCTGGAGATCCGCGACCCCTCACCGCTCAGCGACACGGCGACGGACGAGGAGCGGCGCGGGCGCGGGCTCGCCGCCCTCCAAGCCGCCCTGCTCAAGCACGCGGACGAGTCCGGCGTCCGCTCGTACATGACGTTCCACTCCCGGACCCTGGACGCGATGGCCTTCGCCCGCGCGATGCCGGAGACCGCCGCCAGCCTCCACGCCGCCGACCCGGCCGCCTACCCCGGACGGGTCGGCGCGGACTGGCTCTCCGGCGAGCACCCCGCCGCCCACCGGCGCAGCGTCCTCATCCGGTACGCGGACGGCCTGGACGCCGAGGGGTGGGTGTGCGAGCTGTCCTTCCTCGCCTCCTGTCGGGTCCTGGGCGAGGGCGTCGACATTCGGGGCACGCGCGGCGTCGGCGCGGTCGTCTTCGCGGATTCCCGCTCCTCGCCGGTGGAGATCGTGCAGATCATCGGGCGGGCCCTGCGCCAAGAGCCCGGCGAGGGCAAGGTGAGCAGGATTCTGGTGCCCGTGTTCCTGGAGCCCGGGGAGGACCCCGGCGACATGATGGCGTCCTCCAGCTACCGCGGCCTGGTCGCGATCCTCCAGGGCCTGCGCGCCCACGACGACCGCGTCATCGAGCGCATGGCCCTGCCCACCACCACCGCACGCGGCCAGATCACCTCCGTGCTCGCCCTCGACCCGCAGACCACCGCCGACAACGCGAAGGACGCCGAGGACGGTGAGGACGGCGAGAACGACCACCAGGAGCACGCCCCCGGCGGGAGCGCGGCCGCCGGCGCCGGGGAAGACGACCAGGAGCACCACACGGACGACGACCAGGGTGACGACGCGGCGCCGAATGTGGCTCCCCTCAACACGCCGCTGCTGCGGTTCTCCCTCCCCCGCGACCCCGGGAGCATCGCCCTGTTCCTGCGCACCCGCGTACTCAGGCCCGACTCCGAGGTCTGGCTCACCGGGTACACCGCACTGCGCACCTGGGCCCGCGAACACGGACACGCGGCCGTCCCCGCCGACACCAAGGTGCCTCTCGGCGACGACGGCGACGGCCCTCTCTACGGGCTGGGCACCTGGGTCGGCGAACAGCGCCGCACCTTCCGGGCGGGGACGCTGAAGGCGTGGCGGGCCGAGCTGCTGAACGAGATCGGCATGGTCTGGTCGGTCGGCGACGCACAGTTCTGGACGAACCTCTCCGCCGCCCGCGCCTACTTCGCCGCGATCGGCAGCCTCGCGGCGCCGAGATCCGCGGTGATCGACTCGGTGGCGGTGGGCCAGTGGCTCGCCAATCTCCGCAAGCCGGGCGGCCTCGGCTCCGACCCGGAACGCGCCGCCGAACGGCGCCGGGCACTGGAAGCCATCGACCCCGACTGGAACCCTGACTGGACGATCGACTGGCAACGCCACTACGCCGCCGCCCGTGAACTCCTCACCGAGGAGACCGGCCCCGCCGACCTCCTGCCCGGCGTCAGCGTCCACGGCTGCGACGTCGGGACCTGGGTCGCCGCCCAGCGCCAGCCCAGCACTTGGGCGGCGCTGACGGACCAGCAGCGTGACCGGCTGGAGCAGCTCGGCATCCGCCACGCCCCGGCCGTCGCCCCCGAGACCGCCGAGGCGCCGGCCCGGGTGAGCGCCTTCGAGAAGGGTCTTGCCGCCGTGGCGCAGTACCAGGCCCGGGAAGGACACCTGACCATCCCCCGAACCCACATCGAAACCGTGGTGATCGGCGATCAGGAACACCAGATCCGCGCCGGAGTGTTCCTGACCAACCAGAAGAGCCGCCGGACCAAACTCACCACCGACAAGCTCACCGCCCTCGCCGCCCTCGGACTCAACTGGGCCCAGCGAGTCAGGCCCCCAGACACCAGCCTCCCCAGACCAACACCAACAACTCAGAACAACTCAGCGAGCGGTTCCATCGTCTCCCAGTGACTGAGGTACTCCGTCGCCGCATGCGGGCCGAAACTGCGATTACTGACCCGCCGGGTACGTTCAAGCACAGATCGCACCGGCCTCCTACAGACCGCGAAAACGCCGCAACTCCAACTAGCGATGCGAACCCAAGACCACTCTCGCCGCACTCCACCGACCCCGAACAGGACGACAGAAGACTCGCGCGACACCAACCTCACCGCATCAAGAACGGTGCACTTTCATCCGTACGCGGTGGTGCACGTTCCCTGTACGCCAACACGACGTCGTCCCCGGGCGGGATCTGGTCCTGGGTGAGCACTCGCTGGTGCATGACACGGCAGACTTCGCAACGCGCATGATCTTGGGCCAGTGGGAGGCGACCGGGATCCGTGAGGAGAGGACGGCGTTGCTCGTCGTCCGCGCACTCGCTGAGTCGGCGGCTGCGACGGAACGCGCGGCTGACGGATTCACTACGTAGCGAGGTGCCGCGCCGCCCCTCGGCCTAACCGGTGTGGAGCCGAAGGGGACGACCGGTGACCGCGACTACGCGGTCCTGCACCGGAGCGGCTGCACCCTCGGCCGGCGCGGCGGCTTCATGCCGCGAGAACAGGCCTTCCTCGCGCTGAGCGAGGACTACATCAGGTGCTGCGGGATGTGCGCCCCCGAGACCGGGCTCCGGGGAGACCGGTAGCGCCGAAGGCGGCGGCAGCGGCACCAGTGGCGGTCCGCCGGCGGCGAAACGGCACCGTTCCAGAATTCCGGAACGGGGCCGGCCAGCCCGACGGGCCGGGCGTGAACCGTGCGGGCCGGGAGCTGCTTCGAAGGGTCAAGTGGAGACCCCAGCTACAACGCAGGGTAGGGCGGAGTTGATTCTGGGAGAGGGCACGGTCCGCCCTCTCCCAGAATTCAGGTCAAGGAGAAACCTTCATCGTCTTCATGGCGATTGCCTACGTGACCGCGTGGGTCGTTTTCTCGCTGCTCGGCTTCTGGAAGTTGACCGACCCGAGGCGCCAGATACTGTTGTCCGGCTCCCTGATCGCGGTCGCTGCCGGGGTCACCTTTGGCGTGTTGCGCAGCGCCGGCCTCGGTGCCTTTGTCTTCGGTATCGGCGCGATCGCGGCACTCGTGCGGCTCAGACGCGCGTGGGGCCGGCTGCCCATCGCGCCTCCCCGCTGACTGGCCGTGACCTGGTCCTCCAGTGAGAGTCGACAAGCCGGCCCGCCCGCTGAGCCGACTGCGCCAGGCGGCTTGTCAAGGGCGCCGTGGGGTGGTGACGGCGGGTGGCCGGCGTTGAGGGCGCACTCGCCCAGCCCGCGTACCTGCTCAACCGCCGCCCGGCGCGATGTTCCCCGGGGTGGGTGCAGCCTCCAGTCGGTCCAAGCGCTCGTACAGGGCGCGCACGGTACAGGTGCGGGCCTGAGCGCAGCTCATGGTGCCCTCGGGCAGCGAAAACAGCGTCAAAAGGGCCGAACCAACAGGACCAAGTCGATAAGGGCGCGTCAGCAGGAGCGCCAGGTGCGCATTCCCCAGCGGGTGACGCAGGCGCCGGGATGAATACGGCCGGTCTCGACGGGCCGTTGATGGATGGCGGCAGTGACGTCTCCGGCGCTCTGGCCGACGCGGCAGGCGAAGGCCGCAACACCGAACCCGCCGGTGACAGCCGATCCATAGGGACACTCATCCATGTGATCAGTGCGCTGGATCACGTCGCGGCGGATACCCGCCGAGTCAGTACGGCTCCCGGACACACGGACGTGGCCGCCGGCGGCAAGCCGCACGGTAAAGGCCAAGCGCAGACCCTGACGGGGTGTGGAACGGATTCGCGAGAGCTGGACAACCCGGCGGTCGCGGGCTGTGGCAGCACACTCCACCGGCGGAGGGTCAGCCCCGCAAGCCCCGCCGTGACGGGCTGCCAGCTCCACCGTGGCGGGCCCCATATGGTGGGCGACCGCGCCAGAACACCGACTTCACACCCCTCCCGCTGGTGCCCGCATCCACCATTCGGTGGACACGAGCACCAGCAACCGCAGCCCGGGTGCGCCAGCCGGCCCTCCCCGCCCTCTCCGAGCACGTCAACGACCAGTGGCAGCAGCAGCGCCAACTGCTGGAAGCCGCTCACGCTGTCGGCTCGGGCGAGGAGTTCACCGTCGACGGTGTGACTTGGCCAACGGGCGGCCTCCCGGTACGCGGCGCCAGGCACCCGGTCACGGTGCGCTCCGGCGAGACGGCTACCGACGACCGGCCGTGAAGGTGCGGACCCCCGGCCCCAGGTCCGAGAGGGTGACACGGCCCTCGGTGAACCGGACCGATCGGTCCGACCCACGACGTCCGTTCCAGAGCACCTTGTGTCCCTCGCACACGACCGTCGTGTTCGCGTCACCGGGGAGGGCGAGGGTTCCGCGTGTACCAGCAGGCACCTTCACCGTCACGGTGAAACCGTCTGCGGAGTTCTGCCAGGAGACCATCAACGCACCCCTGGGCGTGGGAAGCTGCCCCTGCGCCCAGGCGACGTCACCGGGATGGGGACGAACCTCCCACGTGGCGTAGCCCGGCGAAGTGGGACGGGCACCGAGAAGTTGATGGGTGAGCGCGGGCAGTACGCCCGTGGACCAGCCGTGCGCCATGCTCGTGTACGCGTCCTCGTACAGGGAACCGTCCGGACCGATGCCTTCCCAGTTCGTGATGCCGGGGTCGTTGCGGTCCATCCAGCCGTAGGTACGGCGAATCTGGTCGAGGGCGGAGTCCGCTCGTCCGGCCTCGAACCTGGCCACGATCTCGGGGTACGACGTGAAGGCGTACACGCGTTGCGACGCACCGTCGAATATCGTGTCGTTGTCCATGAAGGCGTTGCCGTACGGCCGGTGTGTGGTGGCGTCGAGATGGGCGAGTGCCGAGGCGGCACGGGCGGCGTCGGCGACACCCGCGACGACGGCGATCCCGTTGCCGTCTTGGGCGTGCCGCACCGCGCCGGTACCGGAGTCCAGGTAGGCGCCCGCCGCTTCGTCCCACAGGTGCGCGTTGACGGCTTCGGCCACACGAGCCGCCCGGTCCTCCCACCGGGCCGCGTCGTCGGTGTGTCCCAGCCAACGAGCCAGGCCGGCGGCGTTGTTCAGCGCCTGCACGTAGAGGGCGTTGTAGTACGTGATCCTGCCCGTGCGGTTCAGGAAGGCGTAGTCACCGTAGCCGCCGGTGCCGTTGAGGCCCTTGCTGAGCAGTCCGGCGTCGTCGGTGACGCTGGGATACCAGGTGTCCAGGACTTTCAGGAGGTTCGGGTAGTACTGCGCCGCGTAGGCGTGGTCACCGGTGTAGAGCACGTAGTCCCAACTGCACGTCACCCACCACAGCGGATAGTCGAACAGCGGAAGCGTGTAGTCGCTGATCGATGCCGGCGGGATCCAGCCGTCCGTCCGCTGGTGGTCGGCCAGGTCGGCGAGCACGTTGCGTGCGGCGGCCGCGGCTTCGTCGTGGGTCAGGTAGAGGGTACGGGCCGAGACCGCCAGGTCGCCGACGTAGGGGTCCCGGTCGCGCTTCGCGCCGTCGTGCAGGACCAGCCTCCCCTCAAGGGTGGCACTCCACGCGTTGCGAGGGTCGACGTCGTCGCGGCGGAAGGTGTCGGTGACGAGTTCGTTGGTGTAGGACGCCCCGTACCAGTAGCGGTTCAGGTCGTCGTCGGAACACAGGAACCAGCCACGGTACGTGCTCGGCGTGCCCAGGTACGCGGTGAAGTCCACGCTCACGGAGTCGATGCCGACGGTGCCCCATGCCTGTGCGGCGGGCGCGTCCGACGCCAGCGCGTCCAACGTGATCTTGAGATAGCGGAAGCCGTGCAGCCCGTCCGCGAAGACCTTGTCGCCGGCCTGGAAGCCCTTGTGGTCGAGCCACTCGGTGCCCTTGGCGGGCACGGCGAACTGATCGGTGCCATGACCGGCCCCGCCGGCCTGGTCGGAGCGGGTGAAGTCGCTGCGCTCGGTCAGGAACTGCCTGGTCTCGGAGAAGGCCACCCGGACGCCGGGCGAGTTGTCCGAGGCGGAGCTGAAGCGGATGCGCGGATGGCCGACGACGACCTTGCCGAAGTCGACCGTCACACTGGGTGGCTCCTCCACCGCGACGGCCTCGGGCCAGACTTCGTTGACGCGCGTGAACGCACCCTGCGAGGTCTGCTGGACCGCCGTCACCGTGACGCGGACCCGGGAAGCCTGGACCGGGGCCGTGAACGGCACCGCTCGCTGGATGACATCGTTGTCAGAAATGGTGGCTGCAAGACGCCACGAATCGCCGCTCCACACCTCGACGGTGAAGTCGGCGGGCACACCGTCCCTGTTGGACAGCACGGTGATGCCCGACAGTTCGCGCGGCGCGGGAAGCGACACGGTCAGCGTGTCGGGGAAGACGCCTTCGGTGTCGTCGTTCCAGAAGGTGTCCGGGTCGCCGTCCACGGCGTGAGAAGCGTCGTAGGTACGGGGCTGCCCGTCGCTCCCGTTGTTGCCCGCATGCGCCGAGGAGGCCTCCGCCGTGGTGCCGTCGGGCCAGCGGGGAACCGGGGCCGGCTGCGGGCGACGCAGGACGGTGACGGTCCCGCCGGGCTTGAGCAACGCGTCCGGCCTCACGACATCGCCGGTCGAAGCGATGCCGCTCACGGGGCGCACGGTTCGGGACGTGGGCCCCTGGACGTAACGCTGCCAGCCGGTACCACCCCGGGGCGGCCCGGCCACAGGACTCCGGGGGGCGCCACCACTCGACGCCAGCGCCGGAGTCGCGCCCGCGAGAGAGGCTCCGGCGGCCGACAGGGCCACAGCCGCCCCACCGGCCGCGATCACGGAGCGACGGGTGGGGCGGGCGGCAGGGGCGGGCTTCGCGCCGGGTGCGGACTGGATGTCGTTCTCGGACGAGCGGTCCGGTGTCATTACGCCTCGCTTCGTGACGATGCAGACTTTACGATCATGCAGAATGAAACGTTTCATTCCTGATGGGCGTGGCGACGGTACCGCAAAAGCCGGGCAGCGTACAGATCTTGAGCAGCCCACGGAACCCGGATGCCGACCCGGCCGGACCACCGGGTCGTTCGGGGCCGGCACCGCTGATGGGCGACGGCCTTTCGTCCGGCCGTGGTTGAGGCGGTGTCGTTTCCCTCGTCCGCGAAGTCGCCGAAGTACTGTACCGGGTCGACGCCCCGCAGCCGCAGCGTCCGGTTGCCCCGCGCTGCGGCCACGAGCCGGGCGCGGAGACCGTCGAGTGCGCCGCCGCCGACGTGCGCCTGATCCCCGCCCAGGAGCGAGGCGGTGGAGCCGGCCAATCTTCGCGATGGAGCGAGCGGGAAACGTCGGACACGGGCCGGCCACTCACGCGAAGAAGCCCCGTTCCTGCCGTAGCAGGAACGGGGCTTCTTGTGGAGCGCTGGGCAGGCCTTGCACCTGCATTTCCCCGCGGGAAGCGGGGCGTCTTTCCTTGGACGACCAACGCACGGACAACCGCACCGCCGAAAACGATCCGCGCCGTCAAGATCAACTATAGCCTGAACCGCCCGGAGTCCGCACCACCGGCAGAAACGAGCTGCCCGACGTGAGCGGAGAGGAGTCCGCGAAAGCTCCGTGCACGAAGACCACGGGGTCGGGTGACCGCACCCGGTGCGGGGGTCTGACCGAGGACCGAACCGCCGGAGCAGGACGGCCGCGAAGTGCCCGGCGCTGCCCACGAACGGCGGCGGATCTCGGTCAACGACCCTTTCCATACGGAACGTTGACGCCGGACTTCCGGTCGGGCTGGAATCAAACACCGTGGAAACGGCAGGCTGGCGCGTGTGATCACGACTTCTTCAGCCGTCCCGCACGACACCCCGCGTTCGCGGCACATGGTGATCTGCGGCGACGACGGCCTGGCCCGCCGCCTCGCGGTCGAGCTCGACGCGGTGTGCGGAGAGACCGTCACCGTAGTGCTGCCGTCCCGCCACCACGAGCACGGCGGAGAGATCGACGCGCTCCACCAGGATCCCTCCTCCGGCATCGAGCTGTTCGTCGCGGCACGTCCGGACGAGCAGGCGCTCCGCGCGGCGGGGGTCGAACAGGCCGTCGCCCTCGCCCTGACCTACGGCGACGACCAGACCAACATGATGGCGGCCCTGCTCGCCCGGAGCATCAATCCGTCCGTCCGGCTGGTCATCCGGATGTACCACCGTGAACGTGGCCGTCACCTCGAACAGCTTCTGGACCGTGCCGTCCTGGCCCGCCGGAACCGGCCAAACGCTTCGCCCCACGACGCACCGCCCTTCGACCTGCCGCTCGACACGTCGACCACGGTGCTCTCCGACGCCGACACGGCGGTTCCCGAGCTGGTCGCCGCGGCGGCGCTCGGCCACGGTCACACCCTCCAGGTCGCGGGCAAGGTCTTCAGGGGAGTGGTCCGACCGGCCGGAACTCCCCCGCACACGGCGGATCTGGCCACCTTGGCCGTCTTCTCCGGCGCGGACCGGCACGATCCGCGCAGCGAGGACAGCGCGGAGACACCTGGGGACGGGGGGACCCAGCTCCTGCCGGACACCGTCACCGCGTACAACAGCCAGTTCACGCACGGCCGGCTGATGCTGGAGGAGGTGACCGCCGACCGCACGCTGGAGGCTCCGTCGGCCTCGCGTGGAATCGGCGGCTGGCTGCGTGAACGGCTCACCCACCTGCCGTGGAAGGTGTTCGTCTCGCGCGAGATGACCTCCGTATTCGGTGTGCTGGCAGCGGTCGTGGCGCTGCTCTCCCTCGCGACCTACGCGGCCGTCGACGGCATACCCCTGTGGAAAGCGGTGTACCTTCCGCTGCTGGACATCTTCACCATGGGCGATCCCGCCACCGGAGAGCCCCGGGCGCGCAAGTTCCTCCAGCTGATCGCGGGCTTCACCGGCATCGCGATCCTCCCGCTCGTGGTGGCCGCCACCATCAACGCCACCGGCGCCTTCCGCGCCGCGTCGATCAACCACCTGCCCGCCGACGGCCTCAGGGACCACATCGTGCTCGTCGGGCTCGGCAAGGTGGGCACCAGGGTCCTGGTCCGGCTGCGTTCCGCCCATCACCGGGTCGTCGCCGTCGAACGCGATCCGCAGGCCCGGGGCGTCGCGGTGGCCCGGGAGCTCGGTGTGCCCCTGATCCTGGAGGACGCCACCGGTCCCCGCGCCCTGGAGCTCGCCCGGATCGGGCAGAGCGCTTCCTTGCTCGTCCTGACCAGCGACGACAGCGCCAACCTGGACATCGTGATGGCGGCGCGCGAGGCCAACTCGGACGTACGGGCGGTGATGCGGCTGTACGACGACGACTTCGCGGCCACCGTCTCGCTCACCCTGCGCGCCTCCTATCCGGACGCGGTGACCCGGAGTCGGAGCGTCTCGGCGCTCGCCTCGCCGGCGTTCGCCGCCGCGATGATGGGCCGCCACGTCGTGGGTGTGATGCCGGTCGAACGAGGGGTGCTCCTGTTCACCACCGTCGACGTGGCCGGCCATCCGGCGCTGGAGGGCTTCTCCGTCCACGAGGCGTTCGCCCGGAACGAGTGGCGCGTCCTCGCCGTGGGTGCCGCGGTCTCGGGAACGCCCGTCGCCTCCCCCTCCGACACCCTCGGCGGCCAGGACCTCTCCGACCGCTCCGGCTTCGACTGGCGCCCTCCCCACGGGCGCGTCCTGCGGGCCGGGGACCGGGTCGTCCTGGCGACGACCCGGCGCGGACTCGACATCCTCACGCGGGGGGCGCCGACCGCTCCGGACGCCGCCTGACG from the Streptomyces sp. NBC_01335 genome contains:
- a CDS encoding alpha-L-rhamnosidase-related protein yields the protein MSGIASTGDVVRPDALLKPGGTVTVLRRPQPAPVPRWPDGTTAEASSAHAGNNGSDGQPRTYDASHAVDGDPDTFWNDDTEGVFPDTLTVSLPAPRELSGITVLSNRDGVPADFTVEVWSGDSWRLAATISDNDVIQRAVPFTAPVQASRVRVTVTAVQQTSQGAFTRVNEVWPEAVAVEEPPSVTVDFGKVVVGHPRIRFSSASDNSPGVRVAFSETRQFLTERSDFTRSDQAGGAGHGTDQFAVPAKGTEWLDHKGFQAGDKVFADGLHGFRYLKITLDALASDAPAAQAWGTVGIDSVSVDFTAYLGTPSTYRGWFLCSDDDLNRYWYGASYTNELVTDTFRRDDVDPRNAWSATLEGRLVLHDGAKRDRDPYVGDLAVSARTLYLTHDEAAAAARNVLADLADHQRTDGWIPPASISDYTLPLFDYPLWWVTCSWDYVLYTGDHAYAAQYYPNLLKVLDTWYPSVTDDAGLLSKGLNGTGGYGDYAFLNRTGRITYYNALYVQALNNAAGLARWLGHTDDAARWEDRAARVAEAVNAHLWDEAAGAYLDSGTGAVRHAQDGNGIAVVAGVADAARAASALAHLDATTHRPYGNAFMDNDTIFDGASQRVYAFTSYPEIVARFEAGRADSALDQIRRTYGWMDRNDPGITNWEGIGPDGSLYEDAYTSMAHGWSTGVLPALTHQLLGARPTSPGYATWEVRPHPGDVAWAQGQLPTPRGALMVSWQNSADGFTVTVKVPAGTRGTLALPGDANTTVVCEGHKVLWNGRRGSDRSVRFTEGRVTLSDLGPGVRTFTAGRR
- a CDS encoding DEAD/DEAH box helicase, yielding MQQTTPAEPHGITLRPHQVEAVDAIVRGLSLPRDGSVPAHGLRGQVHMATGTGKTVTAAVAALRLVPHGTVGVLVPTLDLLTQTIEAWRRAGHQGPAVAVCSLGADPLLEALGVRCTTNPTQLALWTGTGGPMLVFATYASLAGQGLADDQDDDVETLGVLEQALRGSYGQRMAPFDLLVVDEAHRTSGDATKAWAAVHDQTRIPAERRLYMTATPRLWAAGTAVPAPGDNGKTGPDATPPSGSDVLGGRVVASMDDTGLFGPVLHETGLMESVERGILARFEIDVLEIRDPSPLSDTATDEERRGRGLAALQAALLKHADESGVRSYMTFHSRTLDAMAFARAMPETAASLHAADPAAYPGRVGADWLSGEHPAAHRRSVLIRYADGLDAEGWVCELSFLASCRVLGEGVDIRGTRGVGAVVFADSRSSPVEIVQIIGRALRQEPGEGKVSRILVPVFLEPGEDPGDMMASSSYRGLVAILQGLRAHDDRVIERMALPTTTARGQITSVLALDPQTTADNAKDAEDGEDGENDHQEHAPGGSAAAGAGEDDQEHHTDDDQGDDAAPNVAPLNTPLLRFSLPRDPGSIALFLRTRVLRPDSEVWLTGYTALRTWAREHGHAAVPADTKVPLGDDGDGPLYGLGTWVGEQRRTFRAGTLKAWRAELLNEIGMVWSVGDAQFWTNLSAARAYFAAIGSLAAPRSAVIDSVAVGQWLANLRKPGGLGSDPERAAERRRALEAIDPDWNPDWTIDWQRHYAAARELLTEETGPADLLPGVSVHGCDVGTWVAAQRQPSTWAALTDQQRDRLEQLGIRHAPAVAPETAEAPARVSAFEKGLAAVAQYQAREGHLTIPRTHIETVVIGDQEHQIRAGVFLTNQKSRRTKLTTDKLTALAALGLNWAQRVRPPDTSLPRPTPTTQNNSASGSIVSQ
- a CDS encoding DUF6233 domain-containing protein, whose product is MEPKGTTGDRDYAVLHRSGCTLGRRGGFMPREQAFLALSEDYIRCCGMCAPETGLRGDR
- a CDS encoding NAD-binding protein yields the protein MITTSSAVPHDTPRSRHMVICGDDGLARRLAVELDAVCGETVTVVLPSRHHEHGGEIDALHQDPSSGIELFVAARPDEQALRAAGVEQAVALALTYGDDQTNMMAALLARSINPSVRLVIRMYHRERGRHLEQLLDRAVLARRNRPNASPHDAPPFDLPLDTSTTVLSDADTAVPELVAAAALGHGHTLQVAGKVFRGVVRPAGTPPHTADLATLAVFSGADRHDPRSEDSAETPGDGGTQLLPDTVTAYNSQFTHGRLMLEEVTADRTLEAPSASRGIGGWLRERLTHLPWKVFVSREMTSVFGVLAAVVALLSLATYAAVDGIPLWKAVYLPLLDIFTMGDPATGEPRARKFLQLIAGFTGIAILPLVVAATINATGAFRAASINHLPADGLRDHIVLVGLGKVGTRVLVRLRSAHHRVVAVERDPQARGVAVARELGVPLILEDATGPRALELARIGQSASLLVLTSDDSANLDIVMAAREANSDVRAVMRLYDDDFAATVSLTLRASYPDAVTRSRSVSALASPAFAAAMMGRHVVGVMPVERGVLLFTTVDVAGHPALEGFSVHEAFARNEWRVLAVGAAVSGTPVASPSDTLGGQDLSDRSGFDWRPPHGRVLRAGDRVVLATTRRGLDILTRGAPTAPDAA